The Nevskiales bacterium genome contains a region encoding:
- a CDS encoding non-heme iron oxygenase ferredoxin subunit, which produces MSDWVTVAPATELPPGSCRVVEVDDAKVAVYNLDGRFYAIEDVCTHDGGELASGQVENGQVICPRHGARFCIRTGAVLAPPAYEPLHCFPVQVVGGIVSVRDDRWD; this is translated from the coding sequence ATGTCGGACTGGGTGACGGTGGCCCCGGCCACGGAACTTCCGCCCGGCAGTTGCCGCGTGGTCGAGGTGGACGATGCCAAGGTGGCGGTCTATAACCTCGACGGGCGGTTCTACGCCATCGAGGACGTCTGTACCCACGATGGCGGCGAGCTGGCCAGCGGGCAGGTCGAAAACGGGCAGGTGATCTGCCCGCGTCACGGCGCCCGCTTCTGCATCCGGACCGGCGCCGTGCTCGCACCGCCCGCCTACGAGCCGCTGCACTGTTTTCCCGTGCAGGTGGTAGGCGGCATCGTCAGCGTACGCGACGACCGCTGGGACTGA
- the sufB gene encoding Fe-S cluster assembly protein SufB yields the protein MATRPQDIEALVKREYSAGFVTELDADTLPPGLNEDVIRHISHKKEEPEWLLEWRLQAYRHWLTMREPRWAHVHYPPIDYQAISYYSAPKTLKDRPKSLDEVDPKLLETYARLGIPLREQEILAGVQNVAVDAVFDSVSVATTFKEKLKEAGVIFCSISEAVREHPELVRPYLGSVVPTGDNFYAALNSAVFTDGSFVFVPKGVRCPMELSTYFRINAQNTGQFERTLIVAEEGAYVSYLEGCTAPKRDENQLHAAVVELVALDDAQIKYSTVQNWYPGDENGKGGIYNFVTKRGDCRGRNSKISWTQVETGSAITWKYPSCILRGEGSVGEFYSVALTNNYQQADTGTKMIHIGSNTRSTIISKGISAGHGQQAYRGLVKILPSAENARNFTQCDSLLIGDHCGAHTFPYTEVKNASARLEHEATTSKIGEDQLFYCRSRGLSEEDAVNMIVNGFCKQVFKELPMEFAVEAQKLLSVSLEGAVG from the coding sequence ATGGCTACCCGCCCGCAGGATATCGAGGCGCTGGTCAAGCGCGAGTACAGCGCCGGCTTCGTCACCGAGCTGGACGCGGATACGCTGCCGCCCGGCCTCAACGAGGACGTCATCCGGCATATCTCGCACAAGAAGGAGGAGCCGGAGTGGCTGCTGGAATGGCGGCTGCAGGCCTATCGCCACTGGCTGACGATGCGCGAGCCGCGCTGGGCGCATGTCCACTACCCGCCCATCGATTACCAGGCGATCTCCTATTACTCCGCGCCCAAGACACTGAAGGACCGGCCCAAGAGCCTGGACGAGGTGGACCCGAAGCTGCTGGAAACCTACGCCAGGCTCGGCATCCCGCTGCGCGAGCAGGAGATCCTGGCCGGCGTGCAGAACGTTGCCGTGGACGCGGTGTTCGACAGCGTGTCGGTGGCCACCACCTTCAAGGAAAAACTCAAGGAAGCCGGCGTCATCTTCTGCTCCATCTCCGAAGCGGTACGCGAGCACCCGGAGCTGGTGCGCCCGTACCTGGGCAGCGTGGTGCCGACCGGCGACAACTTCTACGCGGCACTGAACTCCGCGGTGTTCACCGACGGCTCGTTCGTGTTCGTGCCCAAGGGCGTGCGCTGCCCGATGGAGCTGTCCACCTATTTCCGCATCAATGCCCAGAACACCGGCCAGTTCGAGCGTACCCTGATCGTGGCCGAAGAAGGCGCCTACGTGAGCTACCTCGAGGGCTGCACGGCGCCCAAGCGCGACGAAAACCAGCTGCACGCCGCGGTGGTGGAGCTGGTGGCGCTCGACGACGCCCAGATCAAGTATTCGACCGTGCAGAACTGGTATCCCGGCGACGAGAATGGCAAGGGCGGCATCTACAATTTCGTCACCAAGCGCGGCGACTGCCGCGGGCGCAACTCGAAGATCTCCTGGACCCAGGTCGAGACCGGCTCGGCCATCACCTGGAAGTACCCGAGCTGCATCCTGCGCGGCGAGGGCTCGGTCGGCGAGTTCTACTCCGTGGCGCTGACCAACAACTACCAGCAGGCCGATACCGGCACCAAGATGATCCACATAGGGTCGAATACCCGCTCGACGATCATCTCCAAGGGCATCTCCGCCGGCCATGGCCAGCAGGCCTATCGCGGTCTGGTCAAGATCCTGCCGAGTGCGGAGAACGCGCGCAATTTCACCCAGTGCGACAGCCTGCTGATCGGCGACCACTGCGGTGCGCATACCTTCCCGTATACCGAGGTCAAGAACGCCAGCGCCCGGCTCGAGCACGAGGCCACCACCAGCAAGATCGGCGAGGACCAGCTGTTCTACTGCCGCTCGCGCGGCCTGTCCGAGGAAGACGCGGTCAACATGATCGTCAACGGCTTTTGCAAGCAGGTGTTCAAGGAACTGCCGATGGAGTTCGCCGTCGAGGCACAGAAGCTACTGAGCGTGTCGCTGGAAGGCGCCGTGGGTTGA
- a CDS encoding SUF system Fe-S cluster assembly protein, with translation MSETAAATATSVDVEALRARIIETLRGIYDPEIPVNIYDLGLIYGLDISAQGDVEIRMTLTAPGCPVAQTFPGMVEATVMAVDGVRRAKVELTWDPPWTREMMSEVAQIQLGLI, from the coding sequence ATGAGCGAGACTGCCGCAGCCACCGCAACCTCGGTCGATGTCGAGGCGCTGCGCGCGCGCATCATCGAGACGCTACGCGGCATCTACGACCCCGAGATTCCGGTGAACATCTACGACCTCGGCCTGATCTACGGGCTGGACATCAGCGCGCAGGGCGATGTCGAAATCCGCATGACGCTGACCGCACCCGGCTGCCCGGTGGCACAGACCTTCCCCGGCATGGTCGAGGCTACGGTGATGGCCGTGGATGGCGTCAGGCGCGCCAAGGTGGAGCTGACCTGGGATCCGCCCTGGACGCGCGAAATGATGTCTGAGGTGGCCCAGATCCAGCTGGGGCTGATCTGA
- a CDS encoding cysteine desulfurase yields MRADFPALQQNVHGRPLVYLDNAATTQKPRSVIEALVHYYERDNSNVHRGVHALSERATAAYESARERVRAFLNAAQREEIVFTRGTTESINLVAQSFLRPRLTPGDEILITGMEHHSNIVPWQLLCEQTGAVLKVVPITDDGELVYAEFERLLNRRTRLLGVVQVSNALGTVNPVARMIKAAHAQDVPVLVDGAQAVAHLPVDVRALDADFYAFSSHKIFGPTGLGVLYAKRRLLEDMPPYQGGGDMILTVSFERSTWNALPYKFEAGTPHIAGAVGLGAALDYLESVGLPGIAAHEHALLDYATDAVRTVKGLRLIGTANEKAGILSFVMDGVHPHDIGTIVDAEGVAIRTGHHCAMPVMERFGVPATARASFALYNTRADVDALVHALHRVNQLFAN; encoded by the coding sequence CTGCGCGCCGATTTCCCGGCGCTGCAGCAGAACGTGCACGGCCGGCCGCTGGTCTATCTGGACAACGCCGCCACCACGCAGAAGCCGCGCAGCGTCATCGAAGCGCTGGTTCACTACTACGAGCGCGACAACTCCAATGTGCACCGCGGCGTACACGCGCTGTCCGAGCGCGCCACGGCCGCCTACGAGAGCGCCCGCGAGCGGGTACGCGCCTTCCTGAACGCCGCGCAGCGCGAGGAGATCGTCTTCACGCGCGGCACCACCGAGAGCATCAACCTGGTGGCGCAGAGCTTCCTGCGCCCGCGGCTCACGCCGGGCGACGAGATCCTCATCACCGGCATGGAGCATCATTCCAACATCGTGCCCTGGCAGCTGCTCTGCGAGCAGACCGGCGCCGTACTCAAGGTGGTGCCGATCACGGATGACGGCGAGCTGGTCTATGCCGAGTTCGAGCGCCTGCTGAACCGCCGCACACGCCTGCTCGGCGTGGTGCAGGTCTCCAATGCGCTGGGCACGGTCAATCCGGTCGCGCGCATGATCAAGGCCGCGCATGCGCAGGATGTGCCGGTGCTGGTGGATGGCGCGCAGGCGGTGGCGCACCTGCCGGTGGATGTGCGCGCGCTGGACGCCGATTTCTACGCCTTCTCCAGCCACAAGATCTTCGGCCCCACCGGGCTGGGCGTGCTGTACGCGAAGCGCAGACTGCTGGAGGACATGCCGCCCTACCAGGGTGGTGGCGACATGATCCTGACTGTGAGCTTCGAAAGGAGCACTTGGAACGCCCTGCCCTACAAGTTCGAGGCCGGCACGCCGCATATCGCCGGCGCCGTCGGCCTTGGCGCGGCGCTCGACTATCTCGAGTCCGTCGGCCTGCCCGGCATTGCGGCGCACGAACACGCGTTGCTGGACTATGCCACCGATGCCGTGCGCACGGTCAAGGGCCTGCGGCTCATCGGGACTGCGAACGAGAAGGCCGGCATCCTGTCCTTCGTCATGGACGGCGTGCACCCGCACGACATCGGCACCATCGTCGATGCCGAGGGCGTCGCCATCCGCACCGGCCACCACTGCGCCATGCCGGTCATGGAGCGCTTCGGCGTACCGGCCACCGCGCGTGCCTCCTTCGCCCTGTACAACACCCGTGCCGATGTGGACGCGCTCGTGCACGCTCTGCACCGCGTCAACCAGCTGTTCGCCAACTGA
- the sufC gene encoding Fe-S cluster assembly ATPase SufC, producing the protein MLSIQNLHARVAEREILNGISLEVKAGEVHAIMGPNGSGKSTLSKVLAGHEDIEVTEGSVTYDGRNLLELAPEARACEGLFLGFQYPVEIPGVSNLYLLKAALNARRKYRGQPEIDALDFLTLVKEKVRLMRMDDGMLYRGVNEDFSGGEKKRNEILQMLVLEPRLAVLDETDSGLDIDALKIVADGINALRGPERAIVLVTHYQRLLDHVVPDQVHVLANGRIVRSGGRELALELEQKGYGWLEGASRRSAEQIAVP; encoded by the coding sequence ATGCTGAGCATCCAGAATCTGCACGCCAGGGTTGCCGAGCGCGAGATCCTCAACGGCATCAGCCTCGAGGTGAAGGCCGGCGAGGTGCACGCCATCATGGGCCCCAATGGCTCGGGCAAGAGCACGCTGTCCAAGGTCCTGGCCGGCCACGAGGACATCGAGGTCACCGAGGGCAGCGTCACCTACGACGGCCGCAACCTGCTGGAGCTGGCACCGGAGGCGCGCGCCTGCGAGGGCCTGTTCCTCGGTTTCCAGTACCCGGTCGAGATCCCGGGCGTCAGCAACCTGTACCTGCTCAAGGCCGCCCTCAACGCGCGCCGCAAGTACCGCGGCCAGCCGGAAATCGACGCGCTCGACTTCCTGACCCTGGTCAAGGAGAAGGTCAGGCTGATGCGCATGGACGACGGCATGCTTTATCGCGGCGTCAACGAGGACTTCTCGGGCGGCGAAAAGAAGCGCAACGAGATCCTGCAGATGCTGGTGCTGGAGCCCAGGCTGGCGGTGCTGGACGAAACCGACTCCGGCCTGGACATCGACGCGCTCAAGATCGTCGCCGACGGCATCAATGCCCTGCGCGGACCGGAGCGCGCCATCGTGCTGGTGACGCATTACCAGCGGCTGCTCGACCACGTCGTGCCGGACCAGGTGCACGTGCTGGCCAACGGTCGCATCGTCCGCTCGGGCGGCCGCGAGCTGGCCCTGGAGCTGGAGCAGAAGGGTTATGGCTGGTTGGAAGGCGCCAGCCGCAGATCCGCGGAGCAGATTGCTGTGCCATGA
- the sufD gene encoding Fe-S cluster assembly protein SufD → MTTPVYDHYLGEHARLAAQLPGDGWLRELRATALQRFVEAGFPATSQEDWKYTDLRALQKLRPQAAVSQPVDAAAIQALRPAGLDAHRLVFVNGHYAPQLSEIGPLPAGAQLGPLAVRLAAPDEALRVQLGATVNGSRTALTDLNTAFVSDGLWLQLADGVALERPVHVLFIGLGDGMVHARNLLQLGRNSAATVIEHYVGLAGAQTLTTAVTEVQAGPDARLVRSKLQQEAPGSYHFGGFYLDLARGSEARLHGIDLGGRLVRNDTHGRLQGPGASIQMDGVYAPGARQHIDNHTRIDHLQPAGRSRETYKGVIDAHGRGVFNGKIVVHPNAQKTDSEQSSAALLLAKNAEVDAKPELEIYADDVKCAHGATVGQLDETAVFYLQSRGVDQTSARNILTYSFADEVIRRVGIEALRRHIEAQFMAKLPNGPQLRELL, encoded by the coding sequence ATGACCACACCGGTGTACGACCACTATCTCGGCGAGCACGCGCGCCTGGCCGCACAGCTGCCGGGCGACGGCTGGCTGCGCGAGCTGCGTGCTACCGCCCTGCAGCGCTTCGTCGAAGCGGGCTTCCCGGCCACGAGCCAGGAAGACTGGAAGTACACCGACCTGCGTGCGCTGCAGAAACTGCGCCCGCAAGCCGCCGTATCGCAACCGGTGGATGCGGCCGCGATCCAGGCGCTCCGCCCGGCCGGACTGGACGCGCACCGGCTGGTGTTCGTCAACGGCCATTACGCGCCCCAGCTCTCCGAGATCGGACCGCTGCCGGCCGGCGCGCAGCTGGGCCCGCTGGCGGTGCGGCTGGCGGCGCCGGACGAGGCACTGCGCGTGCAGCTGGGCGCCACCGTCAACGGCAGCCGTACGGCGCTGACCGACCTCAACACGGCCTTCGTCAGTGACGGGCTGTGGTTGCAGCTGGCCGACGGCGTTGCGCTGGAGCGGCCCGTCCACGTGCTGTTCATCGGGCTGGGGGACGGCATGGTGCACGCGCGCAACCTGCTGCAGCTGGGCCGCAATAGCGCGGCCACCGTGATCGAGCATTACGTCGGCCTGGCTGGCGCGCAAACCCTGACCACGGCGGTCACCGAAGTGCAGGCCGGACCCGATGCGCGCCTGGTGCGCAGCAAACTGCAGCAGGAAGCCCCGGGCAGCTATCACTTCGGCGGCTTTTACCTGGACCTGGCCCGTGGCAGCGAGGCGCGGCTGCACGGCATCGATCTCGGCGGCCGGCTGGTGCGCAACGACACCCACGGGCGGCTGCAAGGACCCGGTGCCAGCATCCAGATGGACGGTGTTTATGCGCCCGGCGCGCGGCAGCACATCGACAACCACACCCGCATCGACCACCTGCAGCCGGCCGGCCGCAGCCGCGAAACCTACAAGGGCGTGATCGACGCGCACGGCCGTGGCGTGTTCAACGGCAAGATCGTCGTGCACCCGAATGCGCAGAAAACCGACTCCGAGCAGTCCAGCGCCGCGCTGCTGCTGGCGAAGAACGCGGAGGTGGACGCCAAGCCGGAGCTGGAGATCTACGCCGACGACGTCAAATGCGCGCATGGCGCCACCGTCGGCCAGCTCGACGAGACCGCCGTGTTCTATCTGCAGAGCCGTGGCGTGGACCAGACCAGCGCGCGCAACATCCTGACCTACAGCTTCGCCGACGAGGTCATCCGCCGCGTCGGCATCGAGGCCCTGCGCCGGCACATCGAGGCGCAGTTCATGGCCAAGCTGCCCAACGGCCCGCAGCTGCGGGAGTTGCTGTGA
- a CDS encoding SUF system NifU family Fe-S cluster assembly protein: MSDLRELYQEVVIDHGRRPRNFRALTPVTHQAEGFNPLCGDRLTLYLNVVDGVIRDAGFQGSGCAISTASASLMTEHLKGKTPAEAEAVFRQFHSLMTGDGAAGEDKLGKLTVLSGVKEFPTRVKCATLAWHTLQAALHRETQPVSTE, translated from the coding sequence ATGTCCGACCTGCGCGAGCTGTACCAAGAAGTCGTGATCGACCACGGCCGGCGGCCGCGCAACTTTCGCGCGCTCACGCCGGTGACACACCAGGCCGAGGGCTTCAACCCGCTGTGCGGCGACCGGCTGACGCTCTATCTCAACGTGGTGGACGGCGTGATCCGTGACGCCGGCTTCCAGGGCAGCGGCTGCGCCATCTCCACCGCCTCGGCCTCGCTGATGACCGAGCACCTCAAGGGTAAGACCCCGGCCGAGGCCGAGGCCGTGTTCCGCCAGTTCCACAGCCTGATGACGGGCGACGGTGCGGCCGGCGAGGATAAACTCGGCAAGCTCACCGTGCTGTCCGGCGTCAAGGAATTCCCCACGCGGGTGAAATGCGCCACGCTCGCCTGGCACACGCTGCAGGCCGCCCTGCACCGCGAGACCCAGCCGGTGAGCACGGAATGA